Proteins encoded together in one Carya illinoinensis cultivar Pawnee chromosome 3, C.illinoinensisPawnee_v1, whole genome shotgun sequence window:
- the LOC122302194 gene encoding uncharacterized protein LOC122302194 produces MQGESSELSACPSFNSYSSDRLAAIAAEVTREFDGVGDRQRQLGDDYRGEEPEDNDDDFEFVSVRRVDDVAVIDGHIGPVFPIFNRNLFAEKSQQKINETCDPEEAEGHDVLSVRVPLKQLFGEERDQTSSTFSTSSEEEVEDGLDGVPPGTYCIWTPNSSNNSSAKASPSKCKKSSSTGTGPASASKRWRLSSFLRRCNSEGKESLVFLTPKKEAEIRAEKAELDHSKLEKKVPKKAVSKETMSSAHEAFYVRNRAMREGGKRRTYLPYRQDLVGFWTSVGALGKTFPPF; encoded by the coding sequence ATGCAAGGAGAAAGTTCCGAACTTTCAGCATGTCCCAGCTTTAACAGCTACTCTTCGGATAGACTCGCAGCCATAGCGGCTGAAGTAACCCGCGAGTTTGACGGTGTTGGGGACCGGCAGCGACAACTTGGTGATGATTATCGGGGCGAAGAACCAGAGGACAACGATGACGACTTCGAATTCGTTTCGGTTCGTAGGGTCGACGATGTGGCCGTCATCGACGGCCACATAGGTCCGGTTTTCCCTATATTCAATCGCAACCTCTTCGCGGAGAAGAGTCAACAGAAAATCAATGAAACGTGCGATCCAGAGGAGGCAGAGGGTCACGATGTGCTGTCCGTCCGGGTTCCGCTAAAGCAGCTGTTCGGAGAGGAACGCGATCAAACGTCGTCGACGTTTTCGACGTCTTCGGAGGAAGAGGTGGAGGACGGGCTGGATGGGGTCCCTCCCGGAACCTACTGTATTTGGACTCCGAATAGTAGTAACAACAGCTCGGCCAAAGCCTCCCCCAGCAAATGCAAGAAAAGCAGTTCCACCGGAACTGGACCGGCGTCGGCATCAAAACGCTGGAGGCTCTCGAGTTTTCTTCGCAGATGCAACAGCGAAGGCAAGGAATCGTTGGTGTTCTTGACGCCGAAGAAGGAAGCTGAGATTAGAGCCGAGAAGGCCGAACTGGATCATTCGAAGCTGGAAAAGAAGGTACCGAAGAAGGCCGTGTCGAAGGAAACCATGTCGTCGGCACACGAAGCTTTCTACGTGAGGAACAGGGCGATGAGGGAGGGGGGCAAGAGGCGGACATACTTGCCATACAGGCAAGACTTGGTCGGTTTCTGGACTAGCGTGGGTGCGTTAGGCAAGACCTTCCCTCCTTTCTGA
- the LOC122302582 gene encoding serine/threonine-protein kinase BLUS1-like isoform X3: MEYVSEKRFPVNAKDYKLYEEVGEGVSATVYRALCIPRNQIVAIKVLDLEKCNNDMDGIRREVQTMTLIDHPNVLRAHCSFTSGHSLWVVMPYMAGGSCLHIMKSAFPEGFEEPVIATLLREVLKALVYLHFHGYIHRDVKAGNILLDSNGAIKLGDFGVSAGMFDTGDRQRSRNTFVGTPCWMAPEVMQQLHGYDFKADIWSFGITALELAHGHAPFSKYPPMKVLLMTLQNAPPGLDYERDKRFSKSFKEMVATCLVKDPKKRPTAEKLLKHPFFKQARANEYLARGILDGLALLGDRFRLLKAKEADLLVQNKALYGDKEQLSQQEYIRGISAWNFNLEDLKTQAALIRDDGMPNSEDPDTSKKLKDGYDGVGFPADSLSQERVNHPNAHQNDEDGLNDIHDLKSSLPSFPVKPLQALKGCFDVCEDDVIVSSPRAVDQENGRNECDSSGQSCILPQHVISEHKKVMSSSVLSENALSPKKFVGDEDRDYLHSKFQAEHNYSGSLLYRQKKDANKISSAEDTSEGSVVQRRGRFKVTSADLSPKGPTNCMNCPVSGGSTSPTKTNLKSASFLPSLQCILQQNSMQREELIKLIKYVEQTSGKQPEPELLVAVTSDLLQMSPATSREKELQYQVNHLQQSLESLVEELRIHKMKNAQSIL, translated from the exons ATGGAGTATGTATCAGAGAAAAGATTTCCTGTCAATGCAAAGGATTATAAGTTATATGAAGAAGTTGGTGAAGGAGTCAGTGCCACTGTATACAGGGCTCTCTGTATTCCACGCAATCAGATAGTTGCAATTAAGGTTCTTGATCTGGAAAAGTGCAATAATGACATG GATGGTATCCGGCGAGAGGTACAGACGATGACCTTGATTGATCATCCAAATGTGCTACGGGCACATTGCTCTTTCACTTCTGGCCACAGCCTTTGGGTTGTGATGCCATACATGGCTGGTGGGTCCTGCCTTCATATAATGAAATCTGCTTTTCCTGAAGGTTTCGAGGAACCTGTTATAGCTACTTTATTGCGTGAGGTTCTGAAAGCTCTTGTTTATCTTCATTTCCATGGTTACATCCATAGAGATGTGAAG GCTGGGAATATCTTACTTGATTCTAATGGTGCAATCAAGTTAGGTGATTTTGGGGTATCAGCTGGCATGTTTGATACTGGAGATAGGCAACGTTCCAGAAATACTTTTGTTGGGACTCCATGCTG GATGGCTCCTGAAGTTATGCAGCAATTGCATGGTTATGACTTCAA AGCGGATATATGGTCATTTGGAATAACAGCACTTGAGCTTGCTCATGGCCATGCCCCATTTTCCAAGTACCCGCCAATGAAA GTTTTGCTGATGACTTTACAAAATGCACCTCCAGGTTTGGACTATGAAAGAGACAAAAGATTTTCTAAG TCTTTCAAAGAGATGGTAGCCACTTGCTTAGTGAAGGATCCAAAGAAACGTCCAACTGCAGAAAAACTATTAAAGCACCCTTTCTTTAAACAAGCACGCGCAAATGAATATCTTGCTCGTGGTATTCTTGATGGTCTTGCTCTTTTAGGTGATCGTTTTAGATTGCTGAAG GCAAAAGAGGCTGATCTTCTTGTGCAGAACAAAGCTCTATATGGGGATAAGGAGCAGTTATCACAG CAAGAGTACATTCGAGGCATAAGTGCCTGGAATTTCAACCTTGAAGATTTAAAAACTCAGGCTGCCCTT ATTCGGGATGATGGCATGCCAAATTCTGAAGATCCAGATACTAGTAAGAAGCTGAAAGATGGGTATGATGGTGTTGGGTTCCCAGCTGATAGTCTGTCCCAGGAAAGGGTCAACCATCCAAATGCTCACCAGAATGATGAG GATGGATTAAATGATATTCATGATTTGAAGAGTTCACTCCCTTCCTTTCCTGTGAAACCTCTGCAAGCACTTAA AGGTTGTTTTGATGTTTGTGAGGATGATGTTATTGTGAGTAGTCCAAGAGCTGTGGAtcaagaaaatggaagaaatgaGTGTGATAGTTCAGGACAGAGTTGTATTTTACCACAGCATGTAATTTCTGAGCATAAAAAAGTTATGAGCAGTTCAGTACTATCAGAGAATGCTCTATCTCCTAAAAAGTTTGTTGGTGATGAGGACAG GGATTATCTACATTCAAAATTTCAAGCCGAGCATAACTACAGCGGTTCGTTATTGTATCGTCAGAAAAAAGATGCCAATAAGATTTCATCTG CCGAGGATACGTCAGAAGGATCGGTTGTACAGCGTAGAGGGCGCTTTAAAGTCACTTCAGCTGACCTCAGCCCAAAG GGTCCTACGAACTGCATGAATTGCCCAGTTTCTGGAGGTTCAACCAGTCCAACAAAGACTAACCTTAAATCTGCCTCATTTCTCCCGTCTCTGCAATGTATTCTGCAGCAGAACAGCATGCAAAGG GAAGAACTTATTAAATTGATCAAGTATGTGGAACAAACCTCTG GCAAGCAACCAGAACCAGAGCTACTAGTTGCTGTCACAAGCGACCTGCTGCAG ATGTCCCCTGCCACTTCTAGGGAGAAAGAGCTGCAATATCAAGTGAATCATCTGCAACAAAG TCTTGAGAGCCTTGTTGAGGAATTGCGGATACATAAGATGAAAAATGCCCAG TCCATCTTGTAA
- the LOC122302582 gene encoding serine/threonine-protein kinase BLUS1-like isoform X2: MEYVSEKRFPVNAKDYKLYEEVGEGVSATVYRALCIPRNQIVAIKVLDLEKCNNDMDGIRREVQTMTLIDHPNVLRAHCSFTSGHSLWVVMPYMAGGSCLHIMKSAFPEGFEEPVIATLLREVLKALVYLHFHGYIHRDVKAGNILLDSNGAIKLGDFGVSAGMFDTGDRQRSRNTFVGTPCWMAPEVMQQLHGYDFKADIWSFGITALELAHGHAPFSKYPPMKVLLMTLQNAPPGLDYERDKRFSKSFKEMVATCLVKDPKKRPTAEKLLKHPFFKQARANEYLARGILDGLALLGDRFRLLKAKEADLLVQNKALYGDKEQLSQQEYIRGISAWNFNLEDLKTQAALIRDDGMPNSEDPDTSKKLKDGYDGVGFPADSLSQERVNHPNAHQNDEDGLNDIHDLKSSLPSFPVKPLQALKGCFDVCEDDVIVSSPRAVDQENGRNECDSSGQSCILPQHVISEHKKVMSSSVLSENALSPKKFVGDEDRDYLHSKFQAEHNYSGSLLYRQKKDANKISSAEDTSEGSVVQRRGRFKVTSADLSPKGPTNCMNCPVSGGSTSPTKTNLKSASFLPSLQCILQQNSMQREELIKLIKYVEQTSGKQPEPELLVAVTSDLLQMSPATSREKELQYQVNHLQQSLESLVEELRIHKMKNAQHDMGMVD; the protein is encoded by the exons ATGGAGTATGTATCAGAGAAAAGATTTCCTGTCAATGCAAAGGATTATAAGTTATATGAAGAAGTTGGTGAAGGAGTCAGTGCCACTGTATACAGGGCTCTCTGTATTCCACGCAATCAGATAGTTGCAATTAAGGTTCTTGATCTGGAAAAGTGCAATAATGACATG GATGGTATCCGGCGAGAGGTACAGACGATGACCTTGATTGATCATCCAAATGTGCTACGGGCACATTGCTCTTTCACTTCTGGCCACAGCCTTTGGGTTGTGATGCCATACATGGCTGGTGGGTCCTGCCTTCATATAATGAAATCTGCTTTTCCTGAAGGTTTCGAGGAACCTGTTATAGCTACTTTATTGCGTGAGGTTCTGAAAGCTCTTGTTTATCTTCATTTCCATGGTTACATCCATAGAGATGTGAAG GCTGGGAATATCTTACTTGATTCTAATGGTGCAATCAAGTTAGGTGATTTTGGGGTATCAGCTGGCATGTTTGATACTGGAGATAGGCAACGTTCCAGAAATACTTTTGTTGGGACTCCATGCTG GATGGCTCCTGAAGTTATGCAGCAATTGCATGGTTATGACTTCAA AGCGGATATATGGTCATTTGGAATAACAGCACTTGAGCTTGCTCATGGCCATGCCCCATTTTCCAAGTACCCGCCAATGAAA GTTTTGCTGATGACTTTACAAAATGCACCTCCAGGTTTGGACTATGAAAGAGACAAAAGATTTTCTAAG TCTTTCAAAGAGATGGTAGCCACTTGCTTAGTGAAGGATCCAAAGAAACGTCCAACTGCAGAAAAACTATTAAAGCACCCTTTCTTTAAACAAGCACGCGCAAATGAATATCTTGCTCGTGGTATTCTTGATGGTCTTGCTCTTTTAGGTGATCGTTTTAGATTGCTGAAG GCAAAAGAGGCTGATCTTCTTGTGCAGAACAAAGCTCTATATGGGGATAAGGAGCAGTTATCACAG CAAGAGTACATTCGAGGCATAAGTGCCTGGAATTTCAACCTTGAAGATTTAAAAACTCAGGCTGCCCTT ATTCGGGATGATGGCATGCCAAATTCTGAAGATCCAGATACTAGTAAGAAGCTGAAAGATGGGTATGATGGTGTTGGGTTCCCAGCTGATAGTCTGTCCCAGGAAAGGGTCAACCATCCAAATGCTCACCAGAATGATGAG GATGGATTAAATGATATTCATGATTTGAAGAGTTCACTCCCTTCCTTTCCTGTGAAACCTCTGCAAGCACTTAA AGGTTGTTTTGATGTTTGTGAGGATGATGTTATTGTGAGTAGTCCAAGAGCTGTGGAtcaagaaaatggaagaaatgaGTGTGATAGTTCAGGACAGAGTTGTATTTTACCACAGCATGTAATTTCTGAGCATAAAAAAGTTATGAGCAGTTCAGTACTATCAGAGAATGCTCTATCTCCTAAAAAGTTTGTTGGTGATGAGGACAG GGATTATCTACATTCAAAATTTCAAGCCGAGCATAACTACAGCGGTTCGTTATTGTATCGTCAGAAAAAAGATGCCAATAAGATTTCATCTG CCGAGGATACGTCAGAAGGATCGGTTGTACAGCGTAGAGGGCGCTTTAAAGTCACTTCAGCTGACCTCAGCCCAAAG GGTCCTACGAACTGCATGAATTGCCCAGTTTCTGGAGGTTCAACCAGTCCAACAAAGACTAACCTTAAATCTGCCTCATTTCTCCCGTCTCTGCAATGTATTCTGCAGCAGAACAGCATGCAAAGG GAAGAACTTATTAAATTGATCAAGTATGTGGAACAAACCTCTG GCAAGCAACCAGAACCAGAGCTACTAGTTGCTGTCACAAGCGACCTGCTGCAG ATGTCCCCTGCCACTTCTAGGGAGAAAGAGCTGCAATATCAAGTGAATCATCTGCAACAAAG TCTTGAGAGCCTTGTTGAGGAATTGCGGATACATAAGATGAAAAATGCCCAG CATGATATGGGAATGGTGGACTGA
- the LOC122302582 gene encoding serine/threonine-protein kinase BLUS1-like isoform X1 — MEYVSEKRFPVNAKDYKLYEEVGEGVSATVYRALCIPRNQIVAIKVLDLEKCNNDMDGIRREVQTMTLIDHPNVLRAHCSFTSGHSLWVVMPYMAGGSCLHIMKSAFPEGFEEPVIATLLREVLKALVYLHFHGYIHRDVKAGNILLDSNGAIKLGDFGVSAGMFDTGDRQRSRNTFVGTPCWMAPEVMQQLHGYDFKADIWSFGITALELAHGHAPFSKYPPMKVLLMTLQNAPPGLDYERDKRFSKSFKEMVATCLVKDPKKRPTAEKLLKHPFFKQARANEYLARGILDGLALLGDRFRLLKAKEADLLVQNKALYGDKEQLSQQEYIRGISAWNFNLEDLKTQAALIRDDGMPNSEDPDTSKKLKDGYDGVGFPADSLSQERVNHPNAHQNDEDGLNDIHDLKSSLPSFPVKPLQALKGCFDVCEDDVIVSSPRAVDQENGRNECDSSGQSCILPQHVISEHKKVMSSSVLSENALSPKKFVGDEDRDYLHSKFQAEHNYSGSLLYRQKKDANKISSAEDTSEGSVVQRRGRFKVTSADLSPKGPTNCMNCPVSGGSTSPTKTNLKSASFLPSLQCILQQNSMQREELIKLIKYVEQTSGKQPEPELLVAVTSDLLQMSPATSREKELQYQVNHLQQSLESLVEELRIHKMKNAQLERQLNALVNKEEKF, encoded by the exons ATGGAGTATGTATCAGAGAAAAGATTTCCTGTCAATGCAAAGGATTATAAGTTATATGAAGAAGTTGGTGAAGGAGTCAGTGCCACTGTATACAGGGCTCTCTGTATTCCACGCAATCAGATAGTTGCAATTAAGGTTCTTGATCTGGAAAAGTGCAATAATGACATG GATGGTATCCGGCGAGAGGTACAGACGATGACCTTGATTGATCATCCAAATGTGCTACGGGCACATTGCTCTTTCACTTCTGGCCACAGCCTTTGGGTTGTGATGCCATACATGGCTGGTGGGTCCTGCCTTCATATAATGAAATCTGCTTTTCCTGAAGGTTTCGAGGAACCTGTTATAGCTACTTTATTGCGTGAGGTTCTGAAAGCTCTTGTTTATCTTCATTTCCATGGTTACATCCATAGAGATGTGAAG GCTGGGAATATCTTACTTGATTCTAATGGTGCAATCAAGTTAGGTGATTTTGGGGTATCAGCTGGCATGTTTGATACTGGAGATAGGCAACGTTCCAGAAATACTTTTGTTGGGACTCCATGCTG GATGGCTCCTGAAGTTATGCAGCAATTGCATGGTTATGACTTCAA AGCGGATATATGGTCATTTGGAATAACAGCACTTGAGCTTGCTCATGGCCATGCCCCATTTTCCAAGTACCCGCCAATGAAA GTTTTGCTGATGACTTTACAAAATGCACCTCCAGGTTTGGACTATGAAAGAGACAAAAGATTTTCTAAG TCTTTCAAAGAGATGGTAGCCACTTGCTTAGTGAAGGATCCAAAGAAACGTCCAACTGCAGAAAAACTATTAAAGCACCCTTTCTTTAAACAAGCACGCGCAAATGAATATCTTGCTCGTGGTATTCTTGATGGTCTTGCTCTTTTAGGTGATCGTTTTAGATTGCTGAAG GCAAAAGAGGCTGATCTTCTTGTGCAGAACAAAGCTCTATATGGGGATAAGGAGCAGTTATCACAG CAAGAGTACATTCGAGGCATAAGTGCCTGGAATTTCAACCTTGAAGATTTAAAAACTCAGGCTGCCCTT ATTCGGGATGATGGCATGCCAAATTCTGAAGATCCAGATACTAGTAAGAAGCTGAAAGATGGGTATGATGGTGTTGGGTTCCCAGCTGATAGTCTGTCCCAGGAAAGGGTCAACCATCCAAATGCTCACCAGAATGATGAG GATGGATTAAATGATATTCATGATTTGAAGAGTTCACTCCCTTCCTTTCCTGTGAAACCTCTGCAAGCACTTAA AGGTTGTTTTGATGTTTGTGAGGATGATGTTATTGTGAGTAGTCCAAGAGCTGTGGAtcaagaaaatggaagaaatgaGTGTGATAGTTCAGGACAGAGTTGTATTTTACCACAGCATGTAATTTCTGAGCATAAAAAAGTTATGAGCAGTTCAGTACTATCAGAGAATGCTCTATCTCCTAAAAAGTTTGTTGGTGATGAGGACAG GGATTATCTACATTCAAAATTTCAAGCCGAGCATAACTACAGCGGTTCGTTATTGTATCGTCAGAAAAAAGATGCCAATAAGATTTCATCTG CCGAGGATACGTCAGAAGGATCGGTTGTACAGCGTAGAGGGCGCTTTAAAGTCACTTCAGCTGACCTCAGCCCAAAG GGTCCTACGAACTGCATGAATTGCCCAGTTTCTGGAGGTTCAACCAGTCCAACAAAGACTAACCTTAAATCTGCCTCATTTCTCCCGTCTCTGCAATGTATTCTGCAGCAGAACAGCATGCAAAGG GAAGAACTTATTAAATTGATCAAGTATGTGGAACAAACCTCTG GCAAGCAACCAGAACCAGAGCTACTAGTTGCTGTCACAAGCGACCTGCTGCAG ATGTCCCCTGCCACTTCTAGGGAGAAAGAGCTGCAATATCAAGTGAATCATCTGCAACAAAG TCTTGAGAGCCTTGTTGAGGAATTGCGGATACATAAGATGAAAAATGCCCAG TTAGAAAGACAATTAAATGCATTGGTCAACAaagaagaaaagttttga
- the LOC122302597 gene encoding proteasome assembly chaperone 3: protein MGSSVPRFPVTHKSLSLDIKGNKTDVVLCSYDDHFLVVATQIGAMGTILHARKEEGVSIEPTFNVSSIFGKRDEPMLPACARKLIEHISTSGSPKSLVLSLGLKDHSVETLRGIVSAVIDNRLW from the exons ATGGGCAGCTCGGTCCCGCGCTTCCCGGTCACCCACAAGAGCCTCTCGTTGGATATCAAG GGGAACAAAACAGATGTTGTCCTTTGCAGTTACGATGACCATTTTCTC GTTGTTGCAACTCAAATAGGAGCTATGGGAACAATACTGCATGCCAG GAAGGAGGAAGGGGTGTCAATCGAGCCAACATTCAACGTGTCTTCAATATTTGGAAAACGAGATGAG CCAATGCTACCGGCATGTGCTCGTAAATTAATTGAACACATCAG CACCTCTGGCTCCCCCAAATCGTTGGTGCTTTCTCTTGGACTCAAGGACCATTCTGTG GAGACACTCAGGGGAATTGTTTCTGCTGTGATTGACAACCGCCTCTGGTAG
- the LOC122302589 gene encoding cinnamoyl-CoA reductase-like SNL6, whose product MGILGSEESMRVELEELRLMLVACAGLQRRKDEEQFKGARVSSMGMDIDDADKLVCVTSGVSYLGLAIVNKLLVRGYSVRIIVENQEDINKLREMESSGEMMTGSNNLSAVMAKLTEIESLTEAFQGCRGVLHTSAFTDPAGLSGYTKSMAEIEVRACENVMRACARTPSVRKCVLTSSLLACVWRGKNQCDLSPVVNDDCWSDESFCTENKLWYSLGKLRAEKAAWRVAKETGLQLATICPALVTGPEFCPRNPTATIAYLKGAQEMYSNGTLATVDVSKLAAAEACVYDAMDKNAGGRYICFDDVVDRDRAEKLAREAGVPTNKICGNSDSEDVQARFRLSNEKLSSLMSRTLRCCYGEC is encoded by the exons ATGGGGATTTTGGGGTCAGAAGAGAGCATGAGGGTGGAGTTGGAGGAACTCCGGCTGATGTTGGTGGCCTGTGCAGGCCTGCAAAGGAGGAAAGATGAGGAACAATTCAAAGGAGCACGTGTTTCCTCCATGGGTATGGACATCGATGATGCAGACAAGTTGGTCTGTGTCACCAGTGGCGTCTCTTATTTAGGTCTCGCTATTGTAAACAAGCTTTTGGTTCGTGGCTACTCCGTCCGGATTATTGTTGAAAATCAAG AGGACATAAATAAATTGAGGGAGATGGAAAGCTCGGGAGAGATGATGACAGGTAGCAATAACCTATCAGCAGTTATGGCGAAGTTAACTGAGATTGAAAGCTTGACAGAAGCATTCCAGGGGTGTCGTGGCGTCCTTCACACCTCTGCATTCACCGACCCTGCTGGACTTTCCGGCTACACG AAATCAATGGCTGAGATAGAAGTAAGGGCCTGCGAGAATGTGATGAGAGCATGCGCAAGAACACCATCGGTAAGAAAGTGTGTTCTGACATCCTCGCTCTTAGCTTGCGTCTGGCGGGGGAAAAACCAGTGTGATCTCTCTCCCGTGGTTAACGATGACTGCTGGAGTGATGAATCATTCTGCACAGAAAATAAG CTGTGGTATTCCTTGGGTAAGCTGAGGGCAGAGAAGGCGGCATGGAGAGTAGCAAAGGAGACGGGGCTACAACTGGCCACCATATGCCCAGCTCTCGTTACTGGTCCCGAATTTTGTCCTAGAAATCCAACGGCAACAATTGCTTATCTTAAAG GCGCACAAGAGATGTACTCAAACGGCACGCTGGCAACAGTGGATGTAAGCAAATTGGCAGCAGCAGAAGCATGTGTTTATGATGCAATGGACAAGAATGCAGGCGGCAGATACATTTGCTTCGATGATGTTGTTGACAGAGACAGAGCAGAAAAGTTAGCTCGAGAAGCAGGGGTGCCAACAAACAAGATCTGCGGGAATTCAGATTCTGAAGATGTTCAGGCTCGGTTTCGGTTGTCGAATGAGAAGCTTTCTAGTCTCATGTCAAGAACACTCCGATGCTGTTATGGTGAATGCTAA